From one Anopheles cruzii chromosome 3, idAnoCruzAS_RS32_06, whole genome shotgun sequence genomic stretch:
- the LOC128273107 gene encoding thiamine transporter 1-like has product MQEWLKISLLLCTFGFLKEIRPSEPFIVNYLEGPWRNFTMNQIVQEAFPIGTYSYLAQLGVIFLVTDLLRYKPIIVVNGVAGIIVWSMLTWTSTLTGLKVLELFYGTYCAAEVAYFSYIYAKVDREHFQKVTSHTRAAIYSGRFFAATLAQLLVYFEAMDYRQLNYLSLAAQISATLWALFLPAVKTSMYFHRRRPLAPTADDGGAMGTNDQLAEWPNEHSAENGDKTSTGSRQPTIADDRSDDGRAVRTRTRQLRGAFVLLWVHFRTSFTNRSVLQWSLWYALAMAGYIQIIAYVQALWQSIDESQPAIWNGAVEAALTLLGAIVSLLAGYLHGGFLQPRTSLFALALVSVGAGGAMLLATETGDLVVSYVAYMVFGVLYAFAITVVSAEIAKNIADDCFGLVFGFNTLVALSLQTLLTFAVTDADGWFALDVFGQFTVFSYYFIALGAIYAAFLIAEIAIALVRRYKT; this is encoded by the exons ATGCAAGAATGGTTGAAAATATCGCTGCTGCTATGCACGTTCGGGTTCCTGAAAGAAATCCGGCCCAGCGAACCGTTCATCGTTAACTACCTCGAAGGACCATGGCGCAATTTCACGATGAACCAG ATCGTCCAGGAAGCGTTTCCAATCGGAACGTACTCGTACCTGGCCCAACTGGGAGTCATCTTTCTGGTGACCGATCTACTACGCTACAAACCGATCATCGTCGTGAACGGTGTTGCGGGAATCATCGTGTGGAGTATGCTCACCTGGACCTCCACGCTGACCGGACTGAAGGTGCTGGAATTGTTCTACGGCACATACTGTGCGGCCGAGGTGGCTTACTTTAGCTACATCTACGCCAAGGTCGACCGGGAGCACTTCCAGAAGGTGACCTCGCACACACGGGCCGCCATCTACTCGGGACGCTTTTTCGCCGCCACTCTCGCGCAGCTACTCGTTTACTTCGAAGCGATGGACTACCGGCAGCTCAACTACCTGTCCCTGGCGGCCCAAATCAGTGCCACGCTGTGGGCACTGTTCCTGCCGGCGGTCAAAACTAGTATGTACTTTCACCGGCGCCGTCCGCTCgcaccgacggccgacgacggtggtgccaTGGGGACAAACGATCAGCTAGCGGAGTGGCCTAATGAGCATTCTGCGGAAAATGGTGACAAAACCAGCACCGGTAGCCGTCAGCCGACGATCGCCGACGATCGTTCCGACGATGGTCGCGCCGTTCGCACCCGAACCCGCCAGCTGCGCGGAGCGTTCGTCCTGCTGTGGGTCCACTTTCGGACATCCTTCACGAACCGTAGCGTGCTGCAGTGGAGCCTCTGGTACGCGCTGGCCATGGCTGGCTACATACAGATCATTGCCTACGTGCAAGCCCTCTGGCAGTCGATTGACGAAAGCCAGCCGGCGATCTGGAACGGGGCGGTCGAGGCTGCCCTCACCCTGCTCGGTGCGATCGTATCGCTGCTGGCCGGCTATCTGCACGGTGGGTTCCTGCAACCCCGCACCAGTCTGTTCGCGCTAGCGCTCGTATCGGTGGGCGCCGGTGGTgcgatgctgctggccaccgaaaccggcgaTCTCGTCGTGTCGTATGTCGCGTACATGGTCTTCGGAGTGCTGTATGCGTTCGCCATCACCGTCGTCAGTGCGGAAATTGCGAAAAACATTGCGGACGATTGTTTCGGGCTCGTGTTTGGATTCAACACGCTTGTGGCGCTCTCGCTGCAGACACTGCTTACGTTCGCGGTGACCGACGCCGACGGATGGTTTGCGCTGGACGTGTTCGGACAGTTTACCGTCTTCAGCTACTATTTCATTGCACTCGGTGCCATTTACGCCGCATTCCTGATCGCCGAGATCGCCATCGCGCTGGTGCGACGCTACAAGACGTAG
- the LOC128269793 gene encoding uncharacterized protein LOC128269793 gives MGSSVSSLMKRYSIGSSASATQLVLGPEAPPPKPGSDRYCWKCKKPNFLLSLSPKSGMVSCSTCPRSFHAKLLFNPFDKSACSGYDEKVSHHVDLCVLRERNDKQQYASTEAFLSDLSWIQHNMQIVEAEDPNLIQCAKQIYKKAKKQMSEIDLCYECYINIQFNEKWFELACSKPHLLVWAKLKGYPYWPAKVFANASLLNQVLVLFFGAHDRATIAPKDCFLFSEQDPNNKPAKRPTWDTSMNEARAHISRLIERFGTFRYAQNHTQLDVRRVDEYTKNMIPGAFASLHSTVERIGAIDAPIARPPAGSGDGSEPHSGTDCAAKTKLTMKILKNSGKVVAISSLTTPEASGPATNIEFPTGGGTSTTGEKLSDDTAGGGASGSLHSQPAPPEVPSIKRITRRMSRKSVSAKEYDSAVEDQSVRGTGSFAELRKKRKSVGMMDTEKRLEQQQHQQQQSQPRESDKVESLLIRRNSATWETEPISKRRKSTAKNRGRPKTPSASGANHAEGGRETSEHEAASQETRLMTTGKEPECVSIPIRKLLLRRKSVAHCLRPSPDTESLPVEAAPSLPVDNGSTMPSAVDEPPLQGPSTVTPPQPGTSDLASLLTVETDESLNVTAETALLDPNMIIPAEIKQEPVSESEDNLSTTEELSSVQLAATVAEPRNTRQSISTDTSNGAQQCAVDQGLASGKDDTPVPQSRNKSKETDAESSFQQSVVGQRARKTFPAGNKNAPKHVGSSATSTGGSTDPKQTPVPHMVNIPNPLPTSLGNGFKPEFTITGSRAAMAESGIVGPAVSILMVSNTGGNSSNGCAVTPVPTPTTSAVPTSTPVPPATGALSSPIATTKIEKQYGASSECLPSSATDVHGEADVESLATLRPPPLQAKPTGAPIPGNTGEAVSQSRSPPMVSDLVVQASGRMADYCQRLLEEMLTKFTSQGSLEAKLAQLHLELENAEKRHQLERARLTQEHAKKLADERLKLEQEKDAAIREVRQIAATEKDRAVALAKKTQWCKRCPKEAMYYCCWNTSYCDPNCQQSDWSSHQKVCTQVQNRAERPLVAGGGSTVGSGSPDNLGAASADVIVLDDSPVRAGSAGRKRPSARISPSSGAKARLIPRCSLNGTITFTKAMQISDVVGNATEMHGERRHVSSGVVLPSSSAGPVNATAVRITMPANRPTPPVIAPRRSTSQQTAERPKSNSSTTQNNPYMRERLFNNNSIASLDSGPSRLTAYTVLSANHTGATTGAGPRVWNQFYLPSTSDYT, from the exons ATGGGGAGCAGCGTATCGAGCTTAATGAAACGTTACAGCATTGGATCATCGGCCAGTGCCACTCAGCTCGTTCTGGGTCCTGAAGCCCCGCCGCCGAAG CCCGGTTCCGATCGATATTGTTGGAAGTGTAAAAAGCCCAATTTCCTTCTAAGTCTAAGTCCAAAAAGTGGAATGGTCTCATGCTCGACTTGTCCGCGTAGTTTCCACGCG AAACTTTTGTTCAATCCATTCGACAAATCAGCGTGCAGTGGGTATGACGAAAAGGTTTCGCACCATGTCGATTTATGCGTATTGCGCGAGCGTAACGACAAACAGCAATATGCCTCGACTGAAGCATTTTTGTCGGACCTAAGCTGGATACAGCACAATATGCAAATCGTTGAAG ctGAAGATCCGAACTTGATCCAGTGCGCGAAGCAGATTTACAAgaaggcgaaaaaacaaatgagtGAGATTGATCTCTGCTACGAATGTTATATAAACATTCAGTTCAACGAGAAGTGGTTCGAGCTGGCCTGCTCCAAGCCTCATCTACTGGTGTGGGCCAAACTGAAAGGGTATCCCTACTGGCCGGCCAAGGTGTTTGCAAATGCAAGTCTCCTTAACCAGGTGCTGGTACTGTTCTTCGGAGCACACGATCGGGCCACGATAGCACCCAAGGATTGCTTCCTGTTTTCGGAACAAGACCCGAACAACAAACCCGCGAAACGGCCTACATGGGACACCAGCATGAACGAGGCACGTGCACATATTTCACGCTTAATCGAACGTTTTGGTACGTTCCGATACGCCCAGAACCACACGCAGCTGGATGTGCGCCGAGTCGACGAGTACACGAAAAATATGATTCCCGGCGCGTTCGCTTCCCTTCATTCGACCGTGGAAAGGATTGGAGCGATTGATGCGCCAATCGCACGGCCACCAGCGGGCAGCGGCGATGGAAGTGAGCCGCATTCCGGTACCGACTGCGCGGCCAAGACTAAATTAACGatgaaaattttgaaaaattccGGCAAAGTAGTAGCCATTTCTTCGCTAACAACACCGGAAGCAAGTGGCCCGGCCACGAATATTGAGTTCCCAACTGGGGGAGGAACATCGACGACCGGTGAGAAACTTTCCGACGAtacggctggtggtggtgccagcGGATCTCTCCACTCTCAGCCCGCACCACCCGAAGTACCTTCGATCAAACGAATAACGCGACGAATGTCACGGAAGAGTGTGTCTGCCAAGGAATACGACAGTGCAGTGGAAGACCAATCGGTCCGAGGTACCGGAAGCTTCGCTGAAttgagaaagaaaaggaagagcGTTGGCATGATGGACACGGAGAAGCGtttggagcagcagcagcatcaacagcagcagtcgcagccCCGCGAAAGTGACAAAGTAGAATCGCTGTTGATACGACGAAATTCCGCCACCTGGGAAACGGAACCGATTTCAAAGCGCCGTAAATCGACGGCCAAAAATCGCGGTCGGCCGAAGACACCTTCTGCCTCCGGTGCTAATCATGCAGAAGGTGGCAGGGAAACATCTGAGCACGAGGCGGCGTCGCAGGAGACGCGTTTGATGACAACCGGGAAAGAGCCAGAATGTGTCTCCATTCCAATTAGAAAACTCTTATTGCGTCGTAAATCGGTAGCTCACTGTCTGCGTCCTTCGCCTGACACAGAATCTCTTCCGGTTGAAGCTGCACCGAGCCTTCCCGTGGACAACGGGTCGACGATGCCAAGCGCAGTAGATGAGCCACCACTCCAAGGCCCGAGCACCGTTACACCACCACAACCTGGCACCAGCGATTTGGCTTCTTTGTTAACAGTTGAAACTGATGAGTCACTAAATGTGACCGCTGAAACAGCACTACTAGACCCGAATATGATCATTCCGGCCGAAATCAAACAGGAGCCCGTTTCAGAATCCGAGGATAATTTATCGACGACTGAAGAACTGTCGTCTGTGCAGCTGGCAGCAACTGTGGCGGAACCAAGGAACACACGTCAGAGCATTTCGACAGACACCTCCAACGGTGCCCAACAGTGCGCTGTCGATCAGGGCCTGGCGAGCGGCAAAGACGACACGCCGGTGCCGCAGTCCCGAAACAAGTCCAAGGAGACGGACGCCGAATCGTCGTTCCAACAGAGTGTGGTTGGCCAGCGGGCACGCAAAACGTTTCCTGCTGGTAACAAAAACGCACCGAAGCACGTTGGCAGCAGCGCCACTTCCACCGGAGGTTCCACTGACCCTAAACAGACTCCAGTTCCCCATATGGTGAACATTCCCAACCCGTTGCCTACTTCTCTTGGCAATGGATTTAAACCGGAGTTCACGATCACCGGTTCAAGGGCCGCTATGGCGGAATCCGGTATCGTTGGTCCTGCGGTTTCCATTTTGATGGTATCCAACAccggcggcaacagcagcaacgggtGCGCAGTAACACCCGTACCAACGCCAACGACGTCCGCAGTTCCGACATCAACACCGGTGCCGCCAGCTACTGGTGCCCTTAGTTCgccgatcgccaccaccaagaTTGAGAAACAGTACGGTGCCTCATCGGAGTGTTTACCAAGTAGTGCTACGGATGTCCACGGAGAAGCGGATGTCGAATCATTGGCCACTTTGCGGCCTCCTCCACTGCAGGCCAAACCCACGGGGGCTCCGATCCCCGGTAACACGGGCGAGGCCGTTTCGCAATCTCGATCGCCACCGATGGTTTCGGATTTGGTGGTCCAGGCCTCTGGTCGG ATGGCCGATTACTGTCAGCGGTTGTTGGAAGAAATGCTGACCAAGTTCACGTCGCAGGGTTCACTGGAGGCAAAGTTGGCACAGCTTCATTTGGAGCTGGAAAACGCCGAAAAACGGCACCAACTGGAGCGGGCAAGGTTAACCCAGGAGCACGCCAAGAAGCTGGCAGACGAGCGGCTGAAACTGGAGCAAGAAAAGGACGCTGCTATTCGCGAGGTGCGCCAGATCGCTGCCACGGAGAAGGATCGGGCCGTGGCGCtggcaaagaaaacacaatgGTGCAAGCGGTGCCCGAAGGAGGCGATgtactactgctgctggaacaCGTCCTACTGTGACCCCAACTGCCAGCAGAGCGATTGGTCTTCGCACCAGAAAGTGTGTACCCAGGTACAGAACCGTGCCGAGAGACCGTtggtggctggcggtggcagtACGGTGGGCTCTGGTTCGCCCGACAACTTGGGCGCTGCGTCGGCCGATGTGATCGTGTTGGACGATTCACCCGTGCGCGCTGGAAGCGCCGGTCGAAAGCGACCTTCAGCGCGAatttcgccgtcgtcgggagCCAAAGCACGCCTCATACCACGATGCTCGTTGAATGGCACCATCACATTCACGAAAGCGATGCAGATTTCCGATGTGGTCGGCAACGCGACCGAAATGCATGGCGAACGCAGGCATGTGTCTTCCGGCGTTGTGTTGCCGAGCAGCTCCGCAGGGCCAGTAAATGCGACGGCAGTACGCATCACAATGCCAGCGAATCGACCAACACCGCCAGTGATTGCGCCGAGACGGTCGACCAGTCAACAAACGGCCGAACGGCCCAAgtcgaacagcagcaccacacagAATAACCCCTATATG AGAGAACGGTTGTTCAACAACAATTCGATCGCATCGCTAGACAGTGGGCCATCGAGACTGACGGCTTACACTGTGCTAAGCGCGAACCATACCGGTGCTACCACCGGTGCAGGACCCAGGGTTTGGAATCAGTTCTACTTGCCCTCGACATCCGACTACACATGA